The following DNA comes from Plasmodium coatneyi strain Hackeri chromosome 9, complete sequence.
ttcttccccccataATTTGACGAAGGAAGGTGCCCTCTAAACGGTCGAAAAGTACAACTGATTAACGTGAGGACGCAATTCAAACGTACATGTGAGGGCAAAGCACTTCTCCTTCCAATAGGGGCTCTCATATATTTTGCTCCGTATAATATTCGATATTAAGTACTGCGGATTGGAGCCAAAGATTTTGATGGCGCTGACATCCGTTCGGTTGGCCATTTGGTCTGAGTTGTTTGTCTCTACGTAGATCCCCTAGATAACAAGCACACAACATCATGCGGCAACTTGGTTAGGTATGCAACAAAAGAAAGGGGCTGACAGGGTTGCATACTAGTTTGGGTAGGATTAATCAGGGGTTCTTAAAATGGGGAGATGATGGCGGCATTTTTATAACCATTGGAATGCTGCTGCGTTTGTCATTCTATGCGACGTGCCATTGGTactgcatatatgtatattatatatacttctaTAGGGGCTAATTTAGGTAGATGCCCTTTTATTTGCAGGAGTCCTCCCTTCACTTATTTCTATGCCTGTGGTGAAGAATCCCGCATATGGCGTTTTCctttatgttcattttagcgttataaattttcctttagcAATTCATCGCGTTGTACGCTTCGCCATTTTACCaggtcgtttttttttttttttttttttaacttctgcacgcccttttttttatagcgCGGCGGCTAAttctgtgaaaaaaaaaaaaaaaaaaaaaaatacggcGCCCCCCTTGGAGCACCCGAGGGAGGTGGGTATAAGCAGGCGGCACACGACCCACGTATGCATATAGTCATATGTACGCATGCACATGTTTGTACCTTCGTTGGGTAAGCTTTTTCGAGGTAGGTAAAACGCAGTTTAGGGAATTTCCCCCAACAATTGAAAAGGCCGACCCGCCTCACCAGTTAATATGCTCCCCATCGGTTAGCACTGCAACCCCTTCACTTTTACATGTATGCATGGCGTCCCCCAAATATGTGACACGTACATCGCGTGGCACACCAAATTAAACCCGTTTGGGAAAAGGGGGTCCATTTTACACCTGTGCACATTCCCTTAATGAACAGAACAACCGTGGGGGGAATACTACTCCCCCCCTATGCGCTTATTAGAAGGTGTTTCTCCAGCATGTACTCTCcaaatatgaaaagaaaCATACCCGAGTACATAGACTTTGAAACGTTTTTTCCTAAAAAGGAAATCAAGCCAGATGTTTTGACCGCGTTCACGATGGCAAAGCAACAGAGACTAGAAAAACTTCTGGAAAATAATCCCCTAGTATTGTACAAAGGGAGAgtactaaaaaaattatcatgtCCTAGGATAAAAAATTCAGGGAGAAATAATGTGGGGAAAATCACAACACGACATAGAGGAGGGGGACATGTACAAAGGTTAAGATTTATTGACTTTAAAAGGTCCAGGAAGGATATCTATAGTACTGTATTAAGAATAGAATACGACCCATCTAGAAGTGCACACATAGCGTTAGTTCAGTATGAGGACGGGGTACTGTCCTACATTTTGGCCCCCCTTTTGTTAAGGCCTGGAGATAAAATTATTGCAAGTAAATATGCAAATATCAACCCTGGGAATTCTCTACCGCTGAAGAATATCCCTGTGGGAACTATCATTCACAATTTGGAAATGAGACCAGGGGCAGGTGGCCAATTAATACGAGCAGCTGGTACTTATGCCACTGTACTCAGTAAGGATAGCCAATACGCAACGATAAAATTGAAGTCAAC
Coding sequences within:
- a CDS encoding 50s ribosomal protein l2; amino-acid sequence: MKRNIPEYIDFETFFPKKEIKPDVLTAFTMAKQQRLEKLLENNPLVLYKGRVLKKLSCPRIKNSGRNNVGKITTRHRGGGHVQRLRFIDFKRSRKDIYSTVLRIEYDPSRSAHIALVQYEDGVLSYILAPLLLRPGDKIIASKYANINPGNSLPLKNIPVGTIIHNLEMRPGAGGQLIRAAGTYATVLSKDSQYATIKLKSTEIRKFPLECWATIGQVSNLERHMRILGKAGVNRWLGKRPVVRGVAMNPSKHPHGGGTSKKHTKRPKCSLWGKCRDGFKTRSKKKPLGLIIRRNICGRLQKKYGVTV